The Dreissena polymorpha isolate Duluth1 chromosome 2, UMN_Dpol_1.0, whole genome shotgun sequence nucleotide sequence atatttctgctaattttttacctaaactttatgtatatatttgtgatttgattgaaatccgtgtgtggaattaatttcttcttatttcaggatccgaaagaggctggctcagatgacgaggaagctaacttggatgaggatgaaattaataagatatttgtattgtattctaaagattgaataaatgaatgcttctttggatgttttatgttatgtttatctgcatttttaacaaaaatgtttgggctagtaaaatctgacttgggcttgttcaaattcccatagtactagcccaacttgcttgtagatttaaatctgaatttcaatgactgtgaCTCGCCCCcttgctgccatgtttttcaaacaaactgaaccatttttgaactcttcgaAGATAttgttgggacaaatcttctgaccaagtttcatgatgatcggacaataaatgtggcctctagagtgttaacaaggttttactaaagccatataaggaaaaattcatCTCCTTGTGGCAACCCGAACCAATTTGGAACcgtccatgatatcattgggaaaaaccTTCTAAAATAGTTCAtaatgatcagacaataaatgtggcctcgagaggAAACAAGGTTGTACAATAGCCTACTAAAACGCCCCGCCCCTGTGCTCTGgaatgttaacaaggcaaatgttgaaaatgaaaatgcatgtgtttatagttTGCTTACCAAACTAGACTCTTCTTCAATCGACTTTTACATTTTCCCTCCaatcactgggatataagtcgtccgtttacattcggcgcagtatgcagccacggcacattggcttatttccctcacaggtacccatttatactccTGGATGGAGAGGAGAAAGcttgggattaattttttgctcaggaAAAGTCCGTGGTCtgagcgggattcgaaccagggaccttccgattcctagaccagcatcctaccactagaccagtCCCACTTATGAAGCCGCATGAAAgacaaaggcgatcacaaaaagctcaccatcagcacattgtgctcaggtgagctaaaaagtataaGAAATAAACTTATAATTTTAAACATAAGCATAACacagaggggtaatcacgtgaccaagatggcgacgcccatgccgaggcaggtatttttaattttatacccggtattacttgtattattattttttattccgctcactttccagccatattaggaagaaagttattggctttttatttcatagtattattcgctctatatctcgactttactcggtgcaaaatttcttaccGGGACGACAttattagggctccactaagaaaatgtgcggggaataaaatagaaatataaagcaatttaaatacgaaataattgCTTATcatctttttactgatatggctggaaagtgagcgtcatctaaaaaataaacagaagtaatacagggtataaaacggcaaaaaataaccgtctcggtatggatgtcgccatcttgactatcacgtgattaccccctctgataacATAGACAACAAAAATTCATTATTTCTTAGCTTTATTTTTTTCACTGTAACATCGCTAAGCTGACAGAGCTAAATGTCAAACAGATGGTAATCCAGCAATGTAAAACAAGCACATGTTCTCCTCAGATGGCTTCATATAAATACTGTCCAGTGAGACTTATCGGCTTGCTGCCATGGAAACCTGCCAGACACGGATCAGGTTGTCTGTGTATCCTGCAAACAGGGTCTGTCCGTCTGCGGACCAGGCAAGGGAGATGCACTGGGGAGGCTCAGCCTTGCTTCCAGTGCCAATCACTTCCTGTCTCAACTCATCCACCACCACCTTGCCCTCCAAGTCCTGCAATATTTTCATACAAACAGATCATGAAACATGGTTATACTATCAGAAATATGGCCATATCATTACTTGCCCTCTTAACTGTTAGGCTAGTAAAAAATTCCATCTGTTGAGTTTAAACTTAGGCTAATCAAACCTTTGCACTTTGAGATACGAAAAAACTGGCAAAGAAAATGCAGAAATACACGTAGAAAGATTAGTCAGAAATGGTAGACAACCAGATTCAGAAATACAGTAAGACAAGGGCAATCTTATTTTTTGACATGAAAACTACTGATTTACATAGGTGAACAAATGCAAACAAGAAACATGACTCaatcaataaataacataaataatgagAACTGTCAAGAAATGCAACTTCTTCAATCCAATACTAACCCTACATTGAGAAAGAACAATATTACAAATGATGATTCATGAGCATACTGCAAAGATAATTCACCAGTCACTTCTTTAAGCATACCCAGATCTTGATGCTGGGTCCAGTGGCAGCACACAGCCAGTATCTGTTGGGGGAGAAGCAGAGGGAGTTGATGATGCCACCACCATCCAGAGTGTACAAGTGCTTGCCTTCGTTAAGATCCCACAGCATGGCATTGCCATCCTGGAAAAACATTTTTAGATGACTTAACACAACAACAAGAGCATAGTGTCTAAGTACTCAGAATGCCATTCACAACCTCAGTGTGAAGTACAACCTACACACATTCCAGTGGGTTGGGTTCATCTATTAGATTGGTGGAGATGGGGTGGTTTAATAATTGTTGTAATGTAGATACTACTACAAGCACAGACGTAGCACAGATATTTGACTACCTTAGCAGGACTCAATGGTCTAGATAGAAACCTACTTGTAACAAGAGTACTTCACTAGGCAAATAAAACATCCATGCATCAAAAAGATGTAAAAATGCTTTGCTAATATCAAATGACAAAGGAAACTGTTTCTTTATTTCTAACTGCTTTGATAGTGCATACACGATTCTAGTGATTTCAATCCGAGTTGAAAATGACAAATTCTCTTACCATTTAAATGGTGTCAATAATTTTATGATTAGTGATTTCAGCTTTATGAGTCACACAACAAAATTCAAAAATAGCAACCATTGGAAAATATGCTCATCCCTCATAATTTTATACAAACCCCCTGTGTGCCATTTTTAACATCTTACTTTCAATAAAGTCTGAAGATATCTTCCCAAGACAATGGTTACAGGGCGCAAGTAACAATCTTATTCAAAGTACCCAAAGAATGAAGCTTTACCTTGCCACCAGATGCACACAGAGACCCATCAGGGGAAACAGTGACACAGTTCAGGTAGCCTGAATGACCGTGGTGGTTGGTCTTCAGCTTGCAGTTGGTAAGATTCCACACCTAAAAGTAGGCGTTCATACATCATGTGACACTCGAAATATTTTGTGCTGCCAATATAGATCTTAACATAAGCATTTGTTGAATGATTAAGCCTATAAACTCTATTGCTTTACCATGTGAGTTAAACTAATTTAATTCAAATTCACACACAAAAAGGGTGCTAACACTAAGCACCCTAAGACAAAAATTGTATTGTTCAATATTCTCAAATCAAATGTTTATCACATTCCTATATCAACTGTTAATAACTACCGAAGCTGTTCTTTTTATCTAAGACTGCAATTTACCTTGACTTTCTTGTCCCAGCTGCTGGAGACAATGATTGGGTTGGCGGTGTTTGGGGAGAACCTCACACAGGAGACCCAGTCGGAATGACCTTCCTCCTAGAGATGCAATTGCAAATTAGTACAAGCAACGATTGGAAAAAGTACTTAACAAGTCAATtcgggatttttttatttaagtttagtACTTAATTGCACAAACCAATTTAAATGCGTGGTTGAAAGTTAAAAATTTCTGAAAACCTAAATTTTTTGCTTTGGGTCCAGGGGGCCCTGAGAAGCCCTTTGTGGGGGAGAGGGGAGGGGCCCTTCATATATTTAGCCAATTAGAAATCATTTTAAGTATGGTAACAGTCATTCACATGCTACTTCAAAAGACAATCTTACGATACCAAATTTATTTTCTTCACAAGTTGAAATTCCTTTGCTTTAACTGCCTTTTTTCTGGACGATTAATAACCTAGtatgtttttttaacacaaaaacacacaacaGAGTCTTCGTTTTTGAGCGATTCACCAAATTTTATTCCACTTTCATCTATTTCAGCCAACCACTCCCATCGCCATTTATTCTTTACATCCTATTCTAACACCTTTGAGCAAAAGTTTTAATTGGTAGATTGGCAGGGGAATCCACTTGACCGCTctcatatgcgagtgaagttgacggtcgggtgagtaaaatttgttaaatactcgaccgaccaggCGAATGCtctttttcaagttgagaaatataaattcagttccagaactccttccacatcagtacaaattgcgaacaatttttcgaacgaacaaaaaaatcgttaagtacacaaagaaactgcactttcgttttgacattgAAAACTGACGTCACAGGCACAGTAAAAATATTTCTctaaatcggctgcgctcttttcgtcgttgtcagtgctcttagctaatcaattaaaagtgaataaaactgttaaatatattggtcattccgtgaaatttaatgtaaatatcaataaaacaataatacatcactggttaattataatacttcttatatttaattaaaaataaacagaaataataattattaataaacagaataattctgaatttcgtgatcagaagccttaggcaaaatttacAATATTGTAACCGtatgtcaatcaagcgtgtctttcagtaaaagttcgtctgaaatattaaaatggaaaagggttttattttaaaatatcttcaaggtggtggcgacagggaacagaaagaataAGAAAGGTCGCCAAAACGAGAAGCGGAACGAATAGAGAAAAGGAAAGAGgagcagaaaacgtaaggaaagcaaatataatccatcagataatgtagataatttgtttgcagtttagtgtcactatgttaagtaggtttagaaggttctggttgatcataactacaattatagatacgtatttttttaatgcagggcgagtagattaaagtgaagggcgagtggattgtcaggcctactcgccttgcagggcgagtggctctggaaaaattcttcaacccctgatTGGTAAATGGTCGTTGGATCGAGCatgcagttttaaaaataaacaccGGATCTAATCAAGAAAAGGTGCTTGTGGTAACATGCAACAAATCATTTTTTGTGTCACATTCCAATAAAACAGACGGCAGTGTGATATTGGACATTTTTCTTGACACTTCAAACTGCATTTTCCCAGTACTTTAAAGATGGAAAAACTTGTGGATGAGCCAGTTTTCTTTACACGCatatgaaaatattgtttgacaAAAGTTATGCCTTATTTTTATACAAAGAAGTCAAAATTTAGTATGGCAATGAACTACATGAATGGGAATGATGACCACATTAAATAATTCACAGATGTTCCAACATTTATTAAGCGCCTCTATGGACCAatagtcaaacctgaattcagtggtcagtcaagggaaatgatcaaagtgaccgttgtccacaggtgaccgttgaattcggatcacaattttaagaaggttggtcagttggtagtattactacgtcgttaccccaccgagtcgtttgcatacagtgtaaaacaaatgatCATTGCATTAtcaaagcataataacagcattaacttacgcgtgtacattgaataatagagaataatatcttttagattgatttaatttcatattgttaaattaaacaatgactttatcaacgctggtataattgtttactcatgcatctcattcattcagtaaataaagcttgtcacgttccgctgacgtcacgtccgtaaaagtctaaaaagcggattcggtgtcataaaccgatagtacggtgttattgtaccgttctaaatcaaggaaatagcggtcatttaatttagcgataattactttcaacaagtcataaactctgatttattttcttttgacgatacccccacaattatccccggaaaagaaaccttctcaacaccttataatttgtttactcgcagcgggccgcttttataatatcatagacagataccgctttcagacgctttaaacgcaaaatagacggacaaataatgtgctgtgtttttaattttcgcgactcgagacgactgacgcgtgaccgttgatttcaggtcaaacatgaatttcggagtggaatatagtggccgttggccgttatggtcaggtggccgttaaattcaagtgtaatatagtgtttttcgtcggggggattccagactgaccattgtctgcaggtgaccggtaaattcaggtggccgtaaggtcagtttcgactgtatatctAATCAACACATTAAATAAGCAAGCTTGAAACTCAATAAATATTGGTCTAAAATGGTAACCTGTCAATTCTACCTGGATGGTGTACTTGCAAACTCCCAGGGTATTCCACAGCTTTATAGTCTTGTCTCTGGATCCAGACACAATCTGCCTGTTGTCAGCAGAGAAGGCCACACTCAGAACA carries:
- the LOC127866272 gene encoding receptor of activated protein C kinase 1; translation: MSTEQMTLRATLQGHGGWVTQIATTPQYPDMILSASRDKTLIQWRLTRDETNFGVPHKMLKGHSHIVSDVVMSSDGQFALSGSWDKTLRLWDLSASKTTRMFSGHTKDVLSVAFSADNRQIVSGSRDKTIKLWNTLGVCKYTIQEEGHSDWVSCVRFSPNTANPIIVSSSWDKKVKVWNLTNCKLKTNHHGHSGYLNCVTVSPDGSLCASGGKDGNAMLWDLNEGKHLYTLDGGGIINSLCFSPNRYWLCAATGPSIKIWDLEGKVVVDELRQEVIGTGSKAEPPQCISLAWSADGQTLFAGYTDNLIRVWQVSMAASR